The region GATTTTCAGCGGGGCGCAGATCATGAAATATTCCCCTTTGGGGACGTCCTTCAAGCGCAGGCCTTCCATGATGATAATGCCGCTCGACAACAGGATCCGGTGGGTCGGATGGCCTTCCTGGGCCCGCTCGATGCCCAGGGCGTCGATGGCCACCCCGTCGATTCCCTTTTCCTTCAGGAATTCGGCCGCGCTTTCGGAGACGTATACGAAGGAAAAGTTGAAATGATCTTCAAAGGAATTTTTCGTTTTAAAGAGGACGAAATCATTTTTTTCAATGGGAAGGTGTTCGAGATCCTCCCTTGAAATTTTTTCTTCCACTGCGGTCAAATCGAAAACCTTGCAGGGACGGATCAATTTTTCGAGCGGGATCGTTTCGATCGTCTCGCCCCCGTTGATCATATGGCGCGGGGCGTCCACATGGGTGCCGGTATG is a window of Caldibacillus debilis DSM 16016 DNA encoding:
- a CDS encoding cyclase family protein gives rise to the protein MEMYDVTAPIYEGMPVYKNKEEKQPKISTVVNGHVTESRISMDVHTGTHVDAPRHMINGGETIETIPLEKLIRPCKVFDLTAVEEKISREDLEHLPIEKNDFVLFKTKNSFEDHFNFSFVYVSESAAEFLKEKGIDGVAIDALGIERAQEGHPTHRILLSSGIIIMEGLRLKDVPKGEYFMICAPLKITGVDASPARVVLLKEKP